In one Echinicola marina genomic region, the following are encoded:
- a CDS encoding GIY-YIG nuclease family protein, with amino-acid sequence MEEMLTDRLQDLIKGVPENITGVYYLWNASNRIIYIGKSKNIRSRLYQHFSNTSQKAQRMQKQTVRVTIENLGNELIAVLKESEQIKRYQPIFNRAQRRSIFLWGIFEGKDLHGYHTLQLGKIAPSEQELIAFGNKSEAKEFLFRITDKYGLCQKINGLYPSKSSCFQYTLKICKGACIQKEDPLAYNKRVQQFLQDHFLPKEDKIIVLSGREANEKGIVLIENGIYKGYGFVRDQPLGRDLKKYIQPKTDNKETQRLIRSFLKRDGLQPN; translated from the coding sequence ATGGAAGAAATGCTCACCGATCGCTTACAAGATTTAATTAAAGGAGTTCCTGAAAATATTACCGGCGTTTACTACCTATGGAATGCCAGCAATAGAATTATATATATAGGCAAAAGCAAGAATATCAGGTCCCGACTATACCAACATTTCAGCAATACCAGCCAAAAAGCCCAAAGAATGCAAAAGCAAACGGTCAGGGTAACTATAGAAAACCTGGGCAATGAGCTGATCGCGGTTTTGAAGGAATCAGAGCAAATTAAGCGGTACCAGCCTATTTTTAACCGTGCCCAAAGGAGATCAATATTTCTTTGGGGAATATTTGAGGGAAAAGATCTACATGGCTATCACACACTTCAATTAGGCAAAATAGCCCCGTCCGAACAGGAGCTAATAGCATTTGGGAACAAATCCGAAGCCAAAGAATTTTTATTTAGAATCACTGATAAGTATGGACTTTGTCAAAAGATCAATGGGCTGTATCCCAGTAAATCTTCATGCTTCCAATACACTTTGAAGATATGCAAAGGGGCCTGCATCCAAAAGGAAGACCCATTGGCCTATAATAAAAGAGTACAACAATTTCTGCAAGACCATTTTCTTCCCAAAGAAGACAAAATCATCGTGCTGTCAGGTAGGGAAGCGAATGAAAAGGGAATTGTACTCATTGAAAATGGAATTTATAAAGGTTATGGTTTCGTCAGAGACCAGCCCTTGGGTAGGGATTTGAAAAAGTATATCCAGCCAAAGACGGACAATAAAGAAACCCAAAGATTAATTCGTTCTTTCTTAAAAAGAGATGGTTTACAACCTAATTAA
- a CDS encoding glycoside hydrolase family 2 protein: protein MPKSISIFFICLYFGILNSSAQSINYQRVYLSGKDAASAVNWDFKVSAGRNANEWSEVPVPSNWELHGFGTYNYGHDHSHPDKALGKEVGFYKHQFEVPKAWKDKVINIVFGAAMTDTEVWINGQSAGPIHQGGFYEFKYNISGLLKFGQKNLLEVKVSKHSSNESINKAERQADFWLFGGIFRPVYLEVLPQYHFDRIAINANENGQFESLLQLNKSLKQASVKVDLYDQDRLIGSISEQISGQEGWLKGQFKDIQSWNPEQPKLYRAKFQLLHRDEVVYSKEEQIGFRTVELREKDGIYINNVKVIFKGVNRHSFYPNSGRALSWENHLEDIRLMKEMNMNAVRMSHYPPDEAFLDLCDSLGMFVLDEVTGWQDGYDTIVGPKLIKETVLRDENHPSVVIWDHGNEGGWDFRNEPWFHFWDIQKRPVIYPWLRRNGVDTFHYPVYGAGIQRLSNGQDIFMPTEFLHGLYDGGHGAGLEDFWKNYMSNPAAAGGFLWVFSDEAVLRTDLKDSLDADGNHAPDGILGPYREKEGSFYTIKDIWSPVQVKPMVINDYYDGQLALENKYLYTDLRGYHLQWSLMSFDQWEHEKLIRSGVQVLPRILPGERKKIKLDLPPTLAKADWLKIAIIDPSGMEVHHWTWPIGQAKEFTQRRIALKGRIDHGNLKHAASGNKIKVGTDKFEYEFDQKSGMLIQVIKGGENFGLSGPIQQENNSLEKLEYELDEEGNFLLTASYSSYPKQIQWKVFKNGLLKVVFAAPDESLSNKSFLGVNFSLPETMVKGISWLGNGPYRVWKNRMRGPQFGIWQKDYNNTITGYSNGRMEYPEFKGYHANLYAYNLALEQGNMMVYTETAGLFFRLFSPENAPFATKHLRVPFPKGDLSFLYHIPPIGTKFHSAQEMGPQAEPARDVMHKGDEKMDIILWFDFSPK from the coding sequence ATGCCTAAAAGTATATCCATTTTTTTTATCTGTCTATACTTCGGAATTCTGAATAGCTCCGCCCAAAGTATCAACTATCAAAGGGTTTACCTGTCTGGAAAGGATGCCGCTTCAGCCGTTAATTGGGATTTTAAAGTTTCTGCTGGAAGAAATGCCAATGAATGGAGTGAAGTGCCTGTTCCCTCCAACTGGGAGCTTCATGGATTTGGTACTTATAATTATGGCCATGATCACAGTCATCCAGACAAGGCCTTAGGAAAAGAAGTTGGATTTTATAAGCATCAGTTTGAAGTGCCCAAAGCATGGAAAGACAAGGTGATCAATATTGTTTTTGGTGCAGCTATGACGGATACAGAAGTATGGATCAATGGTCAATCCGCAGGCCCCATTCATCAAGGAGGATTTTATGAGTTTAAATATAATATCAGCGGCTTATTGAAATTTGGTCAAAAGAATTTACTTGAAGTCAAAGTTTCTAAACATTCCTCCAACGAGTCCATCAATAAAGCAGAACGGCAAGCTGATTTTTGGCTCTTTGGGGGCATATTCAGGCCTGTCTATCTGGAGGTACTCCCTCAATATCATTTTGATAGGATAGCAATCAATGCCAATGAAAATGGACAGTTTGAATCTCTTTTACAGTTAAATAAAAGCCTAAAGCAGGCTTCAGTAAAAGTAGACCTTTATGATCAGGATAGGCTTATTGGCAGTATATCTGAACAGATAAGTGGACAGGAAGGCTGGCTAAAAGGGCAATTTAAAGATATTCAAAGTTGGAATCCTGAACAACCCAAGTTATACCGAGCCAAGTTTCAATTATTGCACAGAGATGAAGTAGTGTATAGCAAAGAAGAACAGATTGGTTTTCGTACCGTAGAACTCCGTGAAAAGGATGGAATCTACATCAATAACGTAAAGGTAATATTTAAAGGCGTCAATAGGCATTCATTCTATCCCAACAGTGGAAGGGCTCTAAGTTGGGAGAATCATTTGGAAGACATTCGCTTAATGAAAGAAATGAATATGAATGCTGTAAGAATGAGTCACTATCCCCCTGATGAGGCATTTCTAGATTTATGTGATTCACTGGGCATGTTTGTGCTGGATGAAGTTACTGGCTGGCAGGATGGTTACGATACCATTGTGGGTCCAAAATTGATCAAAGAAACGGTACTTAGGGATGAAAATCATCCTTCTGTGGTTATTTGGGACCATGGCAATGAAGGAGGATGGGATTTCAGGAATGAACCTTGGTTCCATTTTTGGGATATCCAAAAGCGACCGGTAATCTATCCTTGGTTACGCAGAAATGGTGTTGACACTTTTCATTATCCGGTTTATGGTGCAGGGATTCAGCGTCTATCCAACGGACAGGATATCTTTATGCCTACCGAGTTTTTACATGGTCTGTATGATGGAGGGCATGGGGCAGGTTTGGAAGATTTTTGGAAGAATTATATGTCAAATCCAGCTGCTGCAGGTGGTTTTCTATGGGTATTTTCGGATGAAGCTGTGCTTAGGACAGATTTAAAGGACAGTTTGGATGCAGATGGAAATCATGCGCCAGATGGGATTTTAGGTCCATACAGGGAAAAGGAAGGCAGTTTTTACACCATTAAGGATATTTGGTCCCCTGTTCAAGTGAAACCTATGGTCATCAATGACTACTATGATGGGCAGTTGGCATTGGAAAATAAATACTTATACACTGATCTTAGAGGCTATCATTTGCAATGGTCATTGATGTCTTTTGATCAATGGGAGCATGAAAAACTGATCAGATCCGGTGTGCAGGTCTTGCCAAGGATCTTACCTGGTGAAAGGAAGAAAATTAAACTTGACTTGCCCCCAACATTAGCGAAAGCTGATTGGTTAAAAATAGCTATAATTGATCCCAGTGGTATGGAAGTTCACCATTGGACCTGGCCAATAGGACAGGCTAAGGAGTTTACCCAGAGAAGGATTGCTTTAAAGGGAAGAATAGACCATGGCAATTTGAAGCATGCAGCATCTGGAAACAAAATAAAAGTGGGAACGGATAAGTTTGAATATGAATTTGACCAAAAGTCCGGTATGCTTATCCAAGTTATTAAGGGAGGGGAAAACTTTGGCCTATCCGGACCTATTCAACAAGAAAATAACTCCTTGGAAAAGCTCGAATATGAACTGGATGAGGAAGGTAATTTCCTTTTGACTGCTTCGTATTCTTCCTATCCAAAACAGATTCAGTGGAAAGTATTTAAAAATGGATTACTAAAAGTCGTGTTTGCCGCTCCAGATGAAAGTCTATCGAATAAGTCCTTTCTGGGGGTGAATTTCTCATTGCCAGAAACTATGGTGAAAGGAATTTCCTGGCTGGGAAATGGACCGTACAGGGTCTGGAAAAACAGGATGCGTGGTCCCCAATTTGGTATTTGGCAAAAGGATTATAATAATACCATTACAGGTTATTCAAATGGTAGGATGGAGTACCCAGAGTTTAAAGGTTATCATGCTAATCTATACGCTTATAATTTAGCCTTGGAGCAAGGCAATATGATGGTCTATACAGAGACTGCAGGTTTATTTTTCAGACTTTTCAGTCCAGAAAACGCTCCTTTTGCGACCAAACATTTAAGAGTTCCTTTTCCAAAGGGTGATTTGTCCTTTTTATACCATATCCCTCCTATAGGTACGAAGTTTCATAGTGCTCAAGAAATGGGACCTCAGGCTGAGCCAGCTAGGGATGTTATGCATAAAGGAGACGAAAAAATGGATATTATTTTATGGTTTGATTTCAGTCCTAAATAG
- the tnpA gene encoding IS200/IS605 family transposase, which translates to MSQESKYIHKSHNVSVLLYHIVCSAKYRRVVFSKEVDKVLTSTCEQIELRYEIKFLEIGTDADHVHFLIQSVPTYSITKIVRTIKSLVAREVFKECPEVKKQLWGGEFWGKGYFVNTVGQHGTEEKIANYVKSQGLEKGYKKLKTNYQLKIFD; encoded by the coding sequence ATGTCGCAAGAAAGTAAGTATATCCATAAGAGTCATAATGTATCAGTTTTGCTGTACCATATAGTTTGCTCAGCAAAATATAGACGAGTAGTGTTCAGTAAAGAGGTTGATAAAGTTCTGACATCGACGTGTGAACAGATAGAACTAAGATATGAGATTAAATTTCTGGAAATCGGTACAGATGCTGACCATGTACATTTTCTGATCCAATCGGTTCCCACGTATAGTATAACCAAAATAGTGAGAACGATAAAGAGTTTAGTGGCGCGAGAGGTGTTTAAAGAATGCCCAGAGGTGAAAAAACAGCTCTGGGGAGGGGAGTTTTGGGGTAAGGGATATTTTGTCAATACGGTAGGCCAACATGGAACAGAGGAAAAGATCGCTAATTATGTAAAGAGTCAAGGGCTGGAAAAAGGATATAAAAAACTGAAGACGAATTATCAATTAAAAATATTCGATTGA
- a CDS encoding DUF5695 domain-containing protein — protein sequence MKTQAYFLSLFIFLMGTIKVHGQNYWSSLEEKESTLGIAEVYQKFKTPDFHIKLVKASQTVASLGPAQDTHFDFTPGDRLELRDKDGLYHLGDINLRIKEGKNEWKSYSTASQRKAVKPLEVTGNILAAADLTNTLPEDIPVSVTRFYELINGQLVLRFQITNKTHLAVEIGALGVPMVFNNILEGKSLVETHAQNVFFDPYIGLDAGYLEAKRLNGQGPALLVLPEENMAFEAYRPLLDDPTPRSIVFEGFHEWMVYSKAYAEEEWKGVEQWNPPTSLVLQPGERKDFALKFVLAAGIEKIQEKLREEKRPVTRGIPGYVIPQDIRAQLFIDYDHKIKSIEITPKGALRIQQDGFTEKGVKKMLVEGKKWGRSRVILTYENGLKQSINYKVIKPETEVVDDFGNFLMTKQWFDQADPIFKRNPSVISYDYETKEQLTQDSRAWVAGLSDEGGAGSWLAAIMKQLVQPEKAEIEKLQKFIDHTLWGHIQYSEGKHQYGVKKSVFYYAPDSLPKGTYLDSINYDTWAAWNHQQANDPGRSYNYPHVAAAYWVMYRLARYHEGLVDNRPWEWYLKQAYHTSIAMVEHAPYYAQFGQMEGSVFLFILEDLKNENLEAMASDLEARMHSRAIHWKALEYPFGSEMPWDSTGQEEVYMWSDYFGYDHKARVTLDAILAYMPTLPHWAYNGNARRYWDFLYGGKLSRVERQIHHYGSSLNAIPVLKQFRKSPENLYLLQVGYGGLLGGIANITQDGFGPAAFHSYPSTLRIDYLSGDYGSGFYGYAVNTATYITKDEDLGWLAFGGNLEIKGETVHVKLTTAAKSKIFIAPAQVWLTLDAGTFHEVSYHTKTGRLKLSLNAKDDYTPSAFLRIEGNAEDLAYTKIGGAYKIPLEEEKTDIVLHIDKGHDGED from the coding sequence ATGAAAACCCAAGCCTATTTCCTGTCCTTATTTATTTTCCTGATGGGCACTATAAAGGTTCATGGCCAGAATTACTGGAGCAGTTTGGAAGAGAAGGAATCCACACTGGGAATTGCAGAAGTTTACCAAAAGTTCAAAACACCTGATTTTCATATCAAATTGGTCAAGGCATCTCAGACTGTTGCCAGTTTGGGGCCTGCGCAAGATACTCATTTTGATTTTACACCAGGTGATCGCTTGGAATTAAGGGACAAAGACGGTCTGTACCATCTGGGTGATATCAACTTGAGGATCAAGGAGGGAAAAAACGAATGGAAGTCTTACTCTACTGCTAGCCAAAGAAAAGCTGTCAAGCCCCTCGAAGTTACAGGAAATATTTTGGCAGCTGCAGATTTAACGAACACCTTACCGGAAGATATTCCTGTGTCTGTCACACGCTTTTATGAGTTGATTAATGGGCAGTTGGTACTTCGTTTTCAAATCACCAATAAAACCCATCTAGCAGTAGAAATAGGAGCATTAGGTGTGCCGATGGTATTCAATAATATCCTTGAGGGGAAATCGCTGGTAGAAACCCATGCCCAAAATGTGTTTTTTGATCCCTATATAGGATTGGATGCCGGTTATCTGGAAGCCAAAAGGTTAAATGGACAAGGACCTGCCCTATTGGTCCTTCCTGAGGAAAATATGGCTTTTGAGGCTTATAGGCCATTATTGGATGACCCAACGCCCAGAAGTATTGTTTTTGAAGGTTTTCATGAGTGGATGGTTTACAGTAAAGCCTATGCAGAAGAGGAATGGAAGGGTGTAGAACAATGGAATCCTCCTACTTCCCTTGTATTGCAGCCTGGAGAAAGGAAAGACTTTGCCTTAAAATTTGTCCTTGCAGCAGGAATAGAGAAAATACAGGAAAAACTAAGAGAGGAAAAAAGACCAGTGACAAGGGGTATCCCGGGCTATGTGATTCCTCAGGATATCCGAGCTCAATTATTTATTGATTATGACCATAAGATCAAATCCATTGAAATTACACCTAAGGGAGCGCTTAGGATCCAACAAGATGGATTTACCGAGAAAGGTGTAAAAAAAATGCTTGTAGAAGGGAAAAAATGGGGCCGTTCCAGGGTCATCCTCACTTATGAAAATGGGCTTAAGCAATCCATTAATTATAAAGTCATCAAACCTGAAACTGAAGTAGTGGATGATTTTGGGAATTTCTTAATGACCAAGCAATGGTTTGATCAAGCTGATCCTATTTTCAAAAGAAATCCTTCTGTGATCAGTTATGATTATGAGACCAAAGAGCAACTTACACAGGACAGCAGGGCTTGGGTGGCAGGGCTTAGTGATGAAGGTGGTGCAGGTAGTTGGTTAGCAGCTATTATGAAGCAATTGGTTCAACCAGAAAAAGCAGAAATAGAAAAACTTCAAAAGTTCATTGATCATACGCTATGGGGCCATATCCAATATAGTGAAGGAAAGCACCAGTACGGTGTTAAGAAAAGTGTTTTTTACTATGCACCTGATTCTCTGCCTAAAGGTACTTATCTAGACAGTATTAATTATGATACATGGGCAGCGTGGAACCATCAACAGGCCAATGATCCCGGTAGGTCCTATAATTATCCCCATGTGGCAGCAGCTTATTGGGTGATGTACCGGCTTGCTCGCTACCATGAGGGATTGGTGGATAATAGACCTTGGGAATGGTATCTCAAACAAGCTTACCATACAAGTATCGCTATGGTAGAGCATGCCCCCTATTATGCGCAGTTTGGACAAATGGAGGGATCGGTTTTTCTATTTATCCTGGAGGATTTGAAAAACGAAAATTTAGAAGCAATGGCCAGCGACTTGGAAGCAAGAATGCATAGCCGGGCGATTCATTGGAAAGCCTTGGAATATCCCTTCGGCAGTGAAATGCCATGGGATTCTACGGGACAGGAGGAAGTTTATATGTGGTCAGATTATTTCGGCTATGATCATAAAGCAAGGGTAACCTTAGATGCCATCTTGGCTTATATGCCTACCTTACCTCATTGGGCCTATAATGGAAATGCCCGTCGTTACTGGGATTTCCTTTATGGAGGTAAACTGTCCAGGGTGGAACGGCAGATCCACCACTATGGCTCTTCATTGAATGCCATTCCAGTATTAAAGCAATTTCGAAAAAGCCCAGAAAACCTGTATTTGTTGCAAGTGGGGTATGGTGGTTTACTTGGGGGCATTGCCAATATCACCCAGGACGGCTTTGGGCCAGCTGCTTTTCACTCCTATCCTTCTACCTTAAGGATTGATTATTTATCTGGGGATTATGGTTCTGGTTTTTATGGCTATGCAGTCAATACCGCCACTTATATCACGAAAGACGAAGATTTGGGCTGGCTGGCTTTTGGTGGGAACTTAGAAATAAAAGGTGAAACGGTTCATGTGAAATTGACTACAGCCGCAAAGTCCAAAATCTTTATTGCTCCTGCTCAAGTCTGGTTGACCCTTGATGCGGGGACATTCCATGAAGTCAGTTATCATACTAAAACTGGTAGACTAAAGTTGAGCTTAAATGCTAAGGACGATTATACTCCCAGTGCCTTTTTAAGGATTGAAGGAAATGCAGAGGACTTGGCTTATACAAAAATTGGAGGAGCCTATAAAATCCCGCTGGAGGAGGAAAAAACGGATATTGTATTGCATATAGATAAGGGCCATGATGGGGAAGACTAA
- the hmpA gene encoding NO-inducible flavohemoprotein has product MASAKTIEIVKSTAPVLKEHGEIITKVFYKNIFTKHPELKNIFNMTHQAKGSQPKVLANAIFQYATYIDQLEMLSGAVNAIAHKHSSLSITPEMYPIVGENLLLAIKEVLGDAATEEIIDAWAEAYGDLAKIFIQTEETIYHTQEKRAGGFRGKKQFKVVQKTVESEIITSFYLQPADGSEVPHFVPGQYIALSVQIPGEKHLHTRNYSLSDLPAKDSLRISVKKEPGNPVGIVSNFLHTDIVVGDILEIGMPSGEFTLKNSEKPVVLIAGGVGITPLLSMYKQLNLEDKKVTLFQCAINSDVQAFRNEIQTISKAQSEYKIVYSDPTEEDVKVQNFDHRGLLTVDILQASWPAEGAEVYFCGPKPFMRHVNQLLSEMEISEENIHFEFFGPSEDLKQESLAL; this is encoded by the coding sequence ATGGCAAGTGCTAAAACCATCGAAATTGTAAAATCCACAGCTCCTGTACTCAAAGAGCATGGAGAAATCATCACGAAAGTATTCTACAAGAACATCTTCACCAAGCATCCAGAACTGAAGAACATTTTCAATATGACACACCAGGCCAAGGGATCCCAACCCAAGGTTTTGGCTAATGCCATTTTCCAATATGCTACCTATATTGATCAATTGGAAATGCTATCCGGGGCCGTGAATGCCATAGCGCATAAGCACAGTTCCCTGTCCATAACACCAGAAATGTACCCCATAGTAGGGGAAAACTTACTACTGGCCATCAAAGAGGTATTGGGAGATGCTGCCACAGAAGAGATCATTGATGCCTGGGCAGAAGCCTATGGAGATTTGGCCAAAATATTTATCCAAACGGAAGAAACGATATACCATACACAAGAAAAACGGGCTGGAGGTTTCCGTGGGAAAAAACAATTTAAAGTCGTTCAAAAGACAGTAGAAAGCGAAATTATAACCTCATTTTATCTCCAGCCAGCCGATGGGAGCGAGGTGCCCCACTTTGTACCAGGCCAATACATTGCCCTCAGTGTACAGATCCCAGGAGAGAAACATTTGCATACTAGAAATTATAGTTTATCAGACCTGCCAGCTAAGGACAGCCTAAGAATCAGTGTGAAGAAAGAACCAGGTAATCCTGTAGGTATAGTTTCCAACTTTCTTCATACCGACATAGTAGTGGGCGACATATTGGAAATAGGTATGCCATCAGGTGAGTTCACCCTCAAAAATTCTGAAAAACCAGTAGTGCTAATTGCTGGAGGAGTAGGAATAACACCGCTTCTCAGCATGTATAAACAACTAAATCTAGAAGACAAAAAGGTAACTCTCTTCCAGTGTGCCATTAATTCAGATGTTCAGGCTTTTAGGAATGAAATCCAAACTATCAGCAAAGCCCAAAGCGAGTATAAAATAGTTTATAGTGATCCTACAGAAGAAGATGTGAAAGTTCAGAACTTTGATCATAGAGGTTTACTTACGGTAGACATATTGCAAGCTTCATGGCCAGCCGAAGGAGCGGAAGTGTACTTCTGCGGACCTAAACCTTTTATGAGACATGTCAACCAATTGCTCTCAGAAATGGAGATTAGCGAAGAAAATATCCACTTTGAATTCTTCGGTCCAAGTGAAGACTTAAAACAGGAAAGTTTAGCCCTATAA
- a CDS encoding RrF2 family transcriptional regulator, producing the protein MFSKACEYAIRAVLYIATQSEQGKRTSLKAISKEIDSPEAFTAKILQQLSKNNVLQSIKGPNGGFEIDEASMQRIKLIEIVRIMDGEQLFTGCALGLKACNMDKPCPLHHEFLGIRTNIHQLLDNTTIKKLVNDLELGLTFLKR; encoded by the coding sequence ATGTTTTCAAAAGCTTGTGAATACGCCATCAGGGCCGTCTTGTACATTGCGACCCAATCAGAGCAAGGCAAAAGGACTTCTTTAAAAGCCATTTCTAAGGAAATAGATTCACCTGAAGCCTTCACAGCAAAAATCCTTCAGCAGCTCTCCAAAAACAATGTCTTGCAATCCATAAAAGGTCCGAATGGGGGATTTGAGATTGATGAGGCTAGCATGCAGCGCATTAAGCTGATCGAAATCGTAAGGATCATGGATGGTGAGCAGCTATTTACAGGATGTGCGCTTGGCTTAAAGGCTTGCAATATGGATAAACCATGCCCTTTGCACCATGAATTCCTTGGGATAAGAACCAATATCCATCAATTATTGGACAATACCACCATCAAAAAATTAGTCAATGATTTAGAGTTAGGATTGACATTCCTTAAGCGGTAA
- a CDS encoding chloride channel protein, whose product MKFKNKKKLVTYLNLLDQPIKFNPFVFSRSFLLWAALGIIGGIMAGLYWVSLEFLIHQVTFFEGWTVIPVMALAGLLAGLVIHWIGDPGEIHLIVNNIRFNKGKLDPKNNPSMILSSLLCVAAGGSLGPEAPLVQVTGSTGTWLGKLLRLKGESLRSLSIAGMASGFTALFGAPLGGSLFSLEILHYKYAVEYYKAIIPAFVASCFSYIIFALVVHLGIGPIWQLPSYEMASKLDFGYAVLFACLGTALGWFFIYCTKWLKSCFSYFHAPIFVKTLIGGLLLGIIAFYFPLTRYFGHHELNELLSEERTMFFLCLLLLFKILAVSITVTSGWRGGFIIPLFFIGGTLGLIVHQFLPGISLSLGMVSCMAAINVCVTRTPMSTTILLTTLTGFQYFVPIFFASLTGYFLAPKVPFISSQKVKTSEE is encoded by the coding sequence GTGAAATTCAAGAACAAAAAGAAATTAGTCACCTATCTCAATCTTTTAGATCAACCCATAAAGTTCAACCCTTTTGTTTTCAGCAGGTCTTTTCTCCTTTGGGCAGCATTAGGTATTATAGGTGGTATCATGGCAGGTCTCTATTGGGTGAGTTTGGAATTTTTAATTCACCAAGTTACTTTTTTTGAAGGATGGACAGTAATCCCTGTCATGGCTTTGGCTGGATTACTTGCAGGATTGGTCATTCACTGGATAGGTGATCCTGGAGAGATTCATTTAATCGTGAATAATATTCGATTTAATAAAGGAAAACTGGATCCTAAGAATAATCCCTCTATGATACTGTCTTCACTGTTATGCGTTGCAGCGGGAGGAAGTTTAGGTCCTGAGGCACCTCTGGTCCAAGTAACAGGGTCTACCGGAACCTGGTTAGGGAAATTGTTGAGGTTAAAAGGTGAATCCCTGAGATCCTTAAGCATTGCAGGGATGGCGTCTGGCTTTACTGCACTTTTTGGGGCTCCTCTTGGTGGAAGTTTATTCTCTTTGGAAATATTACATTATAAATATGCAGTTGAATATTACAAAGCGATTATACCTGCATTTGTGGCCAGCTGTTTCAGTTATATCATTTTTGCATTGGTGGTCCATTTAGGCATAGGTCCCATATGGCAACTCCCTTCCTACGAAATGGCCAGTAAGCTTGATTTTGGCTATGCGGTACTTTTTGCTTGTTTGGGGACAGCGCTTGGATGGTTTTTTATCTACTGTACTAAATGGCTTAAATCATGTTTTTCCTATTTTCATGCTCCAATTTTTGTCAAAACACTTATTGGTGGCCTTTTGCTGGGAATAATTGCATTTTATTTTCCACTAACAAGATATTTTGGACATCATGAATTGAATGAGTTATTGTCTGAAGAAAGGACCATGTTTTTTCTTTGTTTGCTTCTTTTGTTTAAGATATTGGCTGTATCGATAACGGTGACCTCAGGTTGGAGAGGTGGTTTTATTATACCATTGTTCTTTATTGGAGGTACCTTAGGTTTAATAGTTCATCAATTTTTGCCTGGTATCAGTCTATCACTTGGGATGGTCAGCTGTATGGCAGCCATCAATGTTTGTGTGACCAGAACACCTATGAGTACCACAATATTATTGACCACTTTAACAGGGTTTCAGTATTTCGTGCCTATTTTCTTTGCCAGTTTAACGGGATATTTCCTAGCGCCTAAAGTCCCATTTATTAGTTCTCAAAAAGTGAAAACGAGTGAGGAATAA
- a CDS encoding HPP family protein, whose amino-acid sequence MKRIKKGYRKAKYIVYRQTILQPIDHIWTFVGAVLGIGSIGFVQSNLHGFSSLENVFLIGSFGASAVLVYGATNSPLAQPRNLVLGHTISAFVGVSTVNTVGYFDVFWLTCAVAVGLAIVAMQMLKALHPPGGASALIAVIGSEKIKSLGYFYVFSPVFTGAIILLVIALLVNNFPKDRHYPYNMHPKKHQSRGEKYIMNLKRCIGINTNK is encoded by the coding sequence TTGAAAAGAATAAAAAAAGGTTATCGAAAGGCTAAATATATTGTTTATAGGCAAACCATATTACAGCCTATAGATCATATTTGGACCTTTGTGGGGGCTGTTTTGGGGATAGGTTCCATTGGTTTTGTTCAGTCAAACTTGCATGGATTTTCATCCTTGGAAAATGTGTTTTTGATTGGTTCATTCGGGGCTTCCGCGGTATTAGTTTATGGAGCGACGAATAGCCCTTTAGCTCAGCCAAGGAATTTGGTTTTGGGTCATACCATTAGTGCTTTTGTGGGAGTTTCCACTGTCAATACGGTTGGGTATTTTGATGTTTTTTGGCTCACTTGTGCCGTTGCGGTAGGTTTGGCCATTGTGGCCATGCAGATGCTAAAGGCCCTGCATCCTCCAGGTGGAGCTTCTGCATTAATTGCTGTCATTGGTTCTGAAAAAATAAAATCCTTGGGTTATTTTTATGTCTTTAGTCCTGTATTTACAGGAGCTATTATCCTATTGGTCATTGCCTTGCTCGTCAATAATTTTCCTAAGGACAGGCATTATCCCTATAATATGCATCCTAAAAAACACCAAAGTCGTGGGGAAAAGTATATCATGAATTTAAAAAGGTGCATAGGAATCAATACCAATAAATAA